In Verrucomicrobiales bacterium, one genomic interval encodes:
- a CDS encoding fused MFS/spermidine synthase → MNGISPRSRLYSWLMVCFVGSGMSGLIYELSWVRQLELVFGSTTYAVATVLAVFMGGLALGSFAMGRWIQRLGRYHPLRVYAVIELMIAALAFVTPYLIQAFIPIEQALWKNVETSFAGATLLRFGLSTLVLIVPTLLMGATLPLMSDLVSRDKQLSRHFVGWLYAANTAGAVLGCALAGLVLFPKVGLEQTQWIAMGLNGLAALGAWRLSQLLINSFDQDPSSYAREQLPGTRLMQAGKSEPTHDEARALVGMYAVSGFISMLYEVAWSRVLVLVLGSSIYAYTIMLSTFLLGLALGAWLGNRLLRNRAYVFHAVALVQVGVLLTTYLGVQCVEELPFLYLKTFEMVPTSPATFLSVQFLFAFGLMILPTIGLGAMFPIVLQGLPTAGSTTPALVGWAYAWNTLGAIGGSVVAGFWLVPLLGTQKTMLMGVLLNAALGAWAMSFMQRGFLRRCRRTVGAALLTIGVASLALTSPWDPAVMSSGMFRYAKDYTGLNRQEFLQRLRALSGEVLFFDEGLTCTVTVKRSRNLIHLAVNGKPDASVPSGLKNPFAPHDEPQQGDLGTQILLGQLPLLLGDKSDDVLVIGLGSGVTLGSVLTHPVKRVDCLELEHAVVEGSRFFEDYNRKPLADPRTHMLVNDARNHLLVSDRQYDVIISEPSNPWIPGAANLFTKEFFELSRKRLRDAGTFCLWLQMYEIEPEHFELILRTFGSVYPEMHLFRSGTDAVVLGSMKPLAFDLARLRAKWSDAVEQEFRIMRTGSVEDLLAHYWIGGKELSGQLSGSNYNTDDNRVIEFSAPLQVILRAVTPLRPESMVSRLYEQAGSGLIPHLSDPQISSDAGFWIRLSEASRRDGHHAASLRYARHALQLTPSAEAVRATSLGLLAIRQRDQALALLSEYSSRFDQSSVFQRARAEVLALVGQWSEVRSAATEWLRLAPADPRARYFLGISQFQLGQSTEALAAFEAVRNDLWEDRECKKLPFYLGTLLWDKGRWQEAAVCFETHLLREPQHVGSRLKWIDVLSRLGRESEALGQCQQLVQIASAAGENILRTAVASLQRGELPSASAQLEQARGLKPWDPDIALRLAYAQELQGDLKSATATLEGFLIRTPDRPQVLGYLSGLLEKQAQSDRAKVMADRYKVITGESWDGK, encoded by the coding sequence ATGAATGGCATTTCGCCCCGCTCTCGCCTGTACTCCTGGCTGATGGTTTGTTTTGTCGGCTCTGGCATGAGCGGCCTGATCTACGAGCTCAGTTGGGTCAGGCAACTGGAATTAGTTTTTGGGTCAACCACCTACGCGGTGGCTACCGTCCTGGCTGTTTTCATGGGTGGACTGGCGCTTGGCAGCTTTGCCATGGGGCGCTGGATCCAAAGGCTCGGGCGATATCATCCTCTCCGTGTTTATGCAGTGATCGAGTTGATGATCGCTGCGCTCGCTTTCGTTACTCCCTACCTGATTCAAGCTTTCATTCCGATAGAACAGGCCCTTTGGAAGAATGTGGAGACCTCATTCGCCGGGGCTACGCTGTTGCGTTTTGGCCTTTCCACATTGGTGCTGATTGTGCCCACGCTATTGATGGGGGCGACTTTGCCCCTTATGAGCGACTTGGTCTCGAGGGATAAACAACTGAGCCGGCACTTTGTAGGTTGGCTGTATGCGGCGAACACTGCAGGAGCCGTACTGGGCTGCGCGCTCGCGGGTCTCGTTCTTTTTCCGAAGGTAGGTCTGGAGCAGACCCAGTGGATCGCGATGGGCTTGAATGGCTTGGCTGCTTTGGGCGCGTGGCGATTGTCGCAGCTGCTGATCAATAGTTTCGACCAGGATCCTTCAAGTTATGCGCGGGAACAGCTTCCGGGCACTCGGCTGATGCAGGCGGGGAAGTCGGAGCCGACCCACGATGAGGCTCGTGCTCTGGTTGGGATGTATGCCGTTTCTGGATTTATCTCGATGCTTTATGAGGTGGCATGGTCGCGGGTGCTCGTTTTGGTGCTGGGCTCCTCGATCTACGCCTACACGATCATGCTTTCCACGTTCCTCCTAGGCTTGGCGCTTGGGGCCTGGTTAGGGAATCGGCTGCTGCGGAACCGGGCTTACGTGTTCCACGCTGTCGCTCTGGTTCAGGTGGGAGTGCTTTTGACGACCTATCTTGGGGTGCAGTGTGTGGAAGAGCTTCCTTTTCTGTATCTCAAGACCTTTGAAATGGTTCCGACTTCACCAGCCACGTTTCTATCGGTGCAGTTCCTCTTCGCGTTTGGGTTGATGATTCTGCCGACGATTGGGCTGGGGGCTATGTTTCCCATCGTGCTTCAGGGCTTGCCTACCGCGGGTAGCACAACTCCCGCTCTCGTGGGATGGGCGTATGCCTGGAACACGCTGGGTGCGATCGGCGGTTCTGTCGTTGCCGGGTTCTGGTTGGTTCCCCTGCTCGGTACACAGAAGACCATGTTGATGGGGGTGCTGCTCAATGCCGCACTTGGCGCCTGGGCCATGAGCTTCATGCAGCGCGGGTTTCTGCGGAGATGCCGGCGCACCGTAGGGGCGGCCTTGCTCACGATTGGCGTGGCAAGCCTGGCTCTGACGTCTCCTTGGGATCCGGCCGTGATGTCGTCCGGGATGTTTCGGTATGCCAAGGATTACACCGGACTGAACCGGCAGGAGTTTTTGCAACGTCTCCGAGCTCTCAGTGGTGAGGTGCTTTTCTTCGATGAGGGATTGACCTGTACGGTGACGGTGAAACGGAGCCGGAATCTGATCCACCTGGCGGTGAACGGAAAGCCCGATGCCTCCGTGCCGTCGGGGCTCAAGAATCCGTTTGCTCCGCACGACGAGCCTCAACAGGGCGACCTGGGCACCCAGATTCTTCTGGGTCAACTGCCTTTGTTGTTAGGTGATAAGTCGGATGACGTGCTCGTGATTGGTTTGGGAAGCGGAGTGACGCTAGGCTCGGTGCTGACACATCCGGTTAAACGGGTGGATTGCCTTGAGTTGGAGCACGCGGTGGTGGAGGGCAGCCGCTTTTTCGAGGACTACAACCGCAAGCCGCTTGCCGATCCGCGGACACACATGCTCGTCAACGACGCACGCAATCACCTGTTGGTGAGCGACCGTCAATATGACGTCATCATCTCCGAACCCTCCAATCCCTGGATCCCAGGTGCGGCCAATCTGTTCACCAAGGAGTTCTTTGAGCTGAGCCGCAAGCGCCTTCGGGATGCTGGGACGTTTTGTTTGTGGCTGCAGATGTATGAAATCGAGCCGGAGCATTTCGAGTTGATTCTCCGAACTTTCGGGTCGGTGTACCCTGAGATGCACCTGTTCAGAAGTGGGACCGATGCCGTTGTCCTTGGGTCCATGAAGCCCCTGGCCTTCGATCTCGCGCGGCTTAGAGCGAAGTGGAGCGATGCGGTTGAGCAGGAGTTTCGGATCATGCGGACGGGCAGTGTGGAGGATCTTTTGGCGCACTATTGGATTGGGGGCAAGGAGTTGAGCGGACAGCTGTCGGGATCAAACTACAATACGGACGATAATCGTGTGATCGAGTTCTCCGCGCCTCTTCAGGTCATCCTTAGAGCGGTCACGCCCCTGAGGCCGGAGTCGATGGTATCGCGTCTCTATGAGCAGGCTGGAAGCGGACTGATCCCGCATCTCTCCGATCCACAGATTTCGTCCGACGCAGGATTCTGGATTCGACTTAGTGAAGCCTCGCGTCGGGACGGCCATCATGCTGCCTCCCTTCGGTACGCCCGACATGCTCTCCAACTCACACCCTCAGCGGAAGCGGTGCGTGCGACCAGCCTCGGCTTACTCGCGATCCGACAACGTGACCAGGCTTTGGCCCTCTTAAGCGAGTACTCCTCGCGTTTCGATCAATCTAGCGTCTTTCAGAGAGCTCGTGCGGAGGTCTTAGCGTTGGTGGGACAGTGGTCCGAGGTGCGCTCGGCAGCGACGGAGTGGCTCCGGCTCGCTCCCGCTGATCCGCGTGCTCGCTATTTTTTGGGAATCAGCCAGTTTCAGCTGGGGCAGTCCACCGAGGCCTTGGCGGCATTTGAAGCCGTCCGGAACGACCTCTGGGAAGATCGGGAATGCAAGAAGCTTCCCTTCTATTTGGGCACGCTGTTGTGGGACAAAGGACGGTGGCAGGAGGCCGCTGTCTGCTTCGAGACCCATCTTTTACGCGAACCGCAACACGTCGGCAGCCGTCTTAAATGGATCGATGTTTTGAGCCGTTTGGGTCGAGAGAGTGAAGCTTTGGGGCAGTGCCAGCAGTTGGTGCAGATCGCCTCGGCCGCCGGTGAGAACATCCTGCGCACGGCGGTAGCTTCGTTGCAACGAGGTGAGCTGCCGTCCGCGTCCGCTCAGTTGGAACAGGCACGCGGGCTCAAGCCTTGGGACCCGGATATCGCCTTGCGTCTGGCGTATGCACAGGAACTGCAGGGGGACCTTAAGTCTGCCACCGCCACTCTGGAGGGGTTCTTGATAAGAACCCCCGACCGTCCGCAAGTGCTTGGCTATTTGAGCGGCTTGCTGGAGAAGCAGGCCCAGAGCGATCGAGCCAAAGTGATGGCTGATCGCTACAAGGTGATCACCGGCGAGTCCTGGGATGGCAAGTGA